TCGCAAAGATGGAGCATCCCGGGGATTCGGCCTCAAAGGTGTACGAACCGTTCACCGTTCCGGTCAGGGTCGTGTTGAGAGAAGTCCAGCCGTCCGCATACCGGTACAGGGAGACTCCGGCAGCGCTGAAGGTCTGGTTCTTAACCCAGTCCATCGGGACGCTGAAACGGATCATCACACCCTCTATAGATCCGTTCACGGCAGGGATGGTGAGATTGTAATACCTGTAGACCTCTCCGGGTACCGTCGGGATCGTCGCGGGCAGATCAACGTAATGACAGGAGACGCTCAGGTTTTCGGGGAGCCCGGCTCCGGAGACGATCATCCCTGTGATCTCCTCTCCCTCGATCTGGATGACGCGGCTCTCCCCTGTACCTGTGGTCGGGGTGGCGGCGGAGTTCGTCGCGCCGCCGCCACCGGAACCACCCCAATAAGGCTGGCTGACCGTGACCTGGCTCTCAGCGATCGTGCCGTTCGTCATGCTGACGGCGTCATCCCAGGCCCCGGAAAAGGTCCAGGTACCAACCGTCCGGGCCTGCACACGATAGGCGATCTCGTTCTCGCCGATCACGGAGAACAGGACTTTCTGCCCAGAAATACCGTACCTATCTGC
This portion of the Methanofollis sp. genome encodes:
- a CDS encoding PGF-pre-PGF domain-containing protein, with amino-acid sequence MERTLSAADIAQGNNLEVMLSVEGIQAGGIVETIPDGFTFVGTDHPADRYGISGQKVLFSVIGENEIAYRVQARTVGTWTFSGAWDDAVSMTNGTIAESQVTVSQPYWGGSGGGGATNSAATPTTGTGESRVIQIEGEEITGMIVSGAGLPENLSVSCHYVDLPATIPTVPGEVYRYYNLTIPAVNGSIEGVMIRFSVPMDWVKNQTFSAAGVSLYRYADGWTSLNTTLTGTVNGSYTFEAESPGCSIFAISGKEPDKAAAASVQTTQPTPAATPKAQVTSVAGAVAEDNETAENSLIPLVGGLAVVVIVIGAGAWYLYRGRGTEKEE